Part of the ANME-2 cluster archaeon genome is shown below.
ACGGCTGTCCTCCCCTTGTCAGTCAGGGAATAGATGACCTTCCTCCCCTCTTTATGGGAGATTATCAAGCCGTTGCTCTGCAGTTGTTTTAAGGCCGGGTAGATGGTACCCGGAGAGGGTTTGTTGCCCTTCATTTTTTCAAGTTCCGTTGCTA
Proteins encoded:
- a CDS encoding PadR family transcriptional regulator — protein: MVLWLLKKKSMYGEEIATELEKMKGNKPSPGTIYPALKQLQSNGLIISHKEGRKVIYSLTDKGRTAVNEAIDYFINAFGCILNESRKE